In Brienomyrus brachyistius isolate T26 chromosome 14, BBRACH_0.4, whole genome shotgun sequence, the following proteins share a genomic window:
- the nusap1 gene encoding nucleolar and spindle-associated protein 1, producing MDLSSLKYADLQKLAKDVGLKANMKADKLLKALKLYYQEQENRVECGNKLSADNSLLDEPSDVPPSIDSGAFVTKHRGRGKKSKNKKANEKDDGANSDLILAGNLDQMDEKMDAPSLKKRRLSEVQPEIPTTATVSVEERDMQSQIASAENGLEAGKGEGKNSVRPGKIPRHEGLLKRQCRPALKPTTPNFKKLHEAHFNKMESIDSYVQRKAKQMEVYKISVKELKMISEKTIPKSADKGIMKPAASRVSLFSPAPKGKRTSSDTRRITQPSASRPAPKDNGVFVPTVLSTRKISVRFSQTTLDNEHKRSLVKTPARMSPFGDSNLTPRPVSRIKPETKPALNTSNIKTPGTAFVFTGNTSISTTPGTTKKNTFDLKASLSRPLSYEPHKGKLKPFGMTQENTALNRSQLTQSHQKKYKQHQVQTRENRRTKQMEDRKQKKEKVLGARRGLVMT from the exons atggatttgAGCTCGCTCAAGTATGCAGATTTGCAGAAGCTGGCTAAAGATGTTGGTCTCAAAGCAAATATGAAG GCTGATAAATTGTTGAAAGCGCTGAAACTCTATTATCAGGAACAGGAGAATCGTGTAGAATGT GGAAATAAACTTAGTGCCGATAATTCTCTGCTTGATGAGCCAAGCGATGTCCCACCATCCATTGACAGCGGTGCATTTGTCACAAAGCATCGTGGCAGAGGCaaaaaatcaaagaataagAAAGCAAATGAAAAAGACGATGGAGCCAACAGTGACTTGATCTTGGCAGGAAATCTGGACCAG ATGGATGAAAAAATGGATGCACCGAGCTTGAAAAAGAGGAGGCTTTCTGAAGTGCAGCCTGAAATACCTACAACTGCTACAGTGTCAGTGGAGGAAAGAGACATGCAATCTCAAATTGCTTCTGCAGAGAATGGCTTAGAAGCTGGGAAAG GGGAAGGTAAAAACTCTGTGAGACCTGGTAAAATCCCACGCCACGAAGGACTCCTCAAGAGACAATGTAGACCTGCACTCAAGCCGACTACACCAA aCTTCAAGAAACTCCATGAAGCACATTTTAACAAGATGGAATCCATTGACTCCTATGTCCAGAGAAAAGCCAAGCAGATGGAGGTATATAAGATTTCTGTAAAGGAATTAAAG ATGATCTCTGAGAAGACTATTCCAAAATCAGCTGATAAAGGAATTATG AAACCAGCTGCAAGCCGCGTTTCCCTGTTCAGTCCAGCGCCTAAGGGGAAGAGAACTAGCTCTGATACCCGCCGGATTActcagccttctgccagcaggccTGCCCCGAAGGATAATGGTGTCTTCGTACCCACTGTCCTGTCCACGCGAAAGATCAGTGTCAG ATTTTCACAGACGACTCTGGACAACGAGCATAAGCGTTCCTTGGTGAAGACGCCTGCACGCATGTCTCCGTTTGGGGACTCGAATTTGACTCCTCGGCCAGTTTCACGGATAAAGCCTGAAACGAAGCCAGCACTTAATACCAGCAATATCAAGACGCCAG gGACCGCTTTTGTTTTTACTGGAAATACAAGCATTTCCACTACTCCTGGCACGACTAAGAAGAATACATTTGATCTGAAGGCTAGCCTCTCCCGGCCCCTTTCCTACGAACCACACAAAG GAAAGCTGAAGCCATTTGGGATGACTCAGGAGAACACAGCCCTAAACAGGTCTCAGTTAACTCAGTCACATCAAAAGAAGTATAAGCAGCACCAGGTACAAACAAG GGAAAACCGTCGCACAAAACAAATGGAGGACAGGAAGCAGAAGAAGGAGAAAGTCCTTGGAGCAAGGAGAGGCCTTGTCATGACCTAG
- the oip5 gene encoding protein Mis18-beta — protein MLKHCRRETRNSSLNFMHKYGLKNDEDTTDCRELLTSTMSNVEHDVDYGKAAVLHCGKCYTVLSDTVEVCGEYKKLNSVICARVTKHVTIKEELGFQAQGPLTGCTYSALQCSGCFRCVGIILNSTTKHLSALRSLYLLQKENISCYSFKTSSMIKASDMTFEPGAIKNCLDELKQELDGILEHMVIIQRQLKGANFGQD, from the exons ATGCTAAAACACTGCAGAAGAGAAACGAGGAATAGTTCTCTGAATTTCATGCATAAATACGGACTGaagaatgatgaggatacgacgGACTGTAGAGAACTGTTAACAAGTACCATGAGTAACGTGGAACATGACGTAGATTACGGAAAGGCCGCGGTGCTGCACTGTGGGAAATGCTACACAGTTCTAAGTGATACAGTCGAAGTTTGCGGCGAATACAAGAAGCTGAATTCCGTTATATGTGCTC GAGTAACCAAACATGTAACGATTAAGGAAGAGCTGGGGTTTCAAGCTCAAGGACCGTTAACTGGATG TACTTACAGTGCTCTTCAGTGTTCTGGCTGTTTTCGCTGCGTGGGAATCATCCTAAATTCCACCACAAAACATTTATCTGCACTTCGTAGCCTTTATCTTTTACAGAAGGAAAACATAAGCTG CTACAGTTTTAAAACCAGTAGCATGATCAAAGCATCTGATATGACTTTTGAGCCTGGTGCCATAAAAAATTGTCTCGATGAG TTGAAACAAGAATTGGATGGAATTTTGGAGCATATGGTTATTATACAGAGGCAGCTAAAAGGAGCAAACTTCGGCCAAGATTAG
- the chp1 gene encoding calcineurin B homologous protein 1, with translation MGSRASTLLREEEIEEIKKETGFSHSQITRLYSRFTSLDKGENGTLSREDFQRIPELAINPLGDRIINAFFPEGEDQVNFRGFMRTLAHFRPIEDNEKNKDPTASEPLNSRNNKLRFAFRLYDLDRDDKISRDELLQVLRMMVGVNISDEQLGSIADRTIQEADQNGDNSISFNEFIKVLEKVDVEQKMSIRFLH, from the exons ATGGGATCCAGAGCGTCGACGTTACTGAGGGAGGAAGAAATTGAAGAAATCAAGAAGGAAACTGGTT TTTCTCACAGTCAGATCACCCGGCTATACAGTCGCTTCACCAGCCTAGATAAAGGCGAGAACGGCACGCTCAG CCGGGAGGACTTTCAGAGGATTCCAGAGTTGGCCATTAATCCACTTGGCGACCGGATCATTAATGCGTTTTTTCCAGAAGG AGAAGATCAGGTGAACTTCCGGGGGTTCATGCGAACATTGGCGCATTTTCGTCCCATTGAGGATAATGAGAAGAACAAGGATCCCACTGCCAGTGAGCCCCTCAATAGCAGGAATAACAAGCTGCGTT TTGCTTTTCGACTGTACGACTTGGACAGGGATGATAAAATCTCCAGGGATGAACTCCTACAG GTGTTGAGAATGATGGTCGGTGTTAACATCTCAGATGAGCAATTGGGCAGTATTGCAGACCGGACCATACAAGAGGCTGATCAGAATGGGGACAACTCCATCTCATTCAATGAGTTTATCAAG GTCTTGGAGAAGGTCGACGTAGAGCAGAAGATGAGCATCCGCTTCCTGCACTAG
- the lgmn gene encoding legumain isoform X2 translates to MLAPAAAVLGFALALTVNVGSAQQSHDGKNWVLIVAGSNGWYNYRHQADVCHAYQIVHKNGIPDEQIVVMMYDDLAQNEANPTPGVVINRPNGTDVYGGVPKDYIGEAVTPANFLAVLTGDAAKVTGGSGKVLKSGPNDHVFVYFTDHGAPGLLAFPSDDLHVGDLMSAINYMHENKKYKKMVFYIEACESGSMMNHLPTDIEVYATTAANPHESSYACYYDEKRDTYLGDWYSVNWMEDSDVANLSKETLQKQFKIVKGHTNTSHVMQYGNKTLSHMKVVEFQGNPQAGVQPATPVTLTPVTEPDLTPSPDVPLAILKRKLMASNDIVLARKYIREINAHLKVRDLLRNTMQEVVNKVTRDPQKSQDILNDKQDLTQFQCYQKAVEHYKARCFNWHKSEYEYALRQLYALVNLCESRYPHERILQAMNDVCSFGV, encoded by the exons ATGCTGGCACCTGCTGCAGCTGTCCTGGGCTTTGCCCTGGCACTAACTGTGAACGTGGGCTCGGCACAACAGTCTCACGATGGGAAGAACTGGGTCTTAATTGTGGCAGGCTCCAACGGCTGGTACAACTACAGACATCAG GCAGATGTGTGCCATGCATATCAAATTGTCCATAAGAATGGCATTCCAGATGAGCAGATTGTCGTAATGATGTATGATGACCTAGCACAGAATGAAGC AAACCCAACCCCTGGAGTGGTGATCAACAGACCCAATGGGACTGATGTGTACGGAGGAGTTCCAAAGGACTACATTGGCGAG GCGGTGACCCCAGCCAATTTCCTGGCTGTGCTTACGGGAGATGCAGCAAAAGTTACCGGAGGCTCTGGGAAGGTTCTGAAAAG TGGTCCGAATGATCATGTGTTTGTGTACTTTACTGACCACGGAGCACCCGGCCTTCTAGCCTTTCCCAGCGATGAT CTCCATGTCGGTGACCTCATGAGTGCCATCAATTACATGCATGAGAACAAGAAGTACAAAAAg ATGGTGTTCTACATTGAGGCCTGTGAGTCTGGGTCTATGATGAATCACCTGCCCACAGACATTGaag ttTATGCCACGACAGCTGCCAACCCCCATGAATCTTCCTACGCCTGCTACTATGATGAGAAGAGAGATACCTACTTGGGAGACTGGTAcagtgtgaactggatggaggaTTCTGATGTGGCAA ACCTGTCCAAAGAGACACTACAGAAGCAGTTTAAGATCGTAAAGGGCCACACTAACACCAGTCATGTCATGCAGTATGGAAATAAA ACTCTAAGCCATATGAAGGTGGTGGAATTTCAGGGTAACCCCCAAGCCGGCGTTCAGCCTGCCACCCCTGTTACTCTGACGCCTGTGACTGAACCTGACCTGACTCCAAGCCCAGATGTTCCTCTAGCCATTCTGAAGAGGAAACTAATGGCTTCCAATGACATAGTATTAGCCAGGAAGTACATTAGGGAAATCAATGCACACCTAAAG GTAAGAGACTTGCTTAGGAACACCATGCAGGAGGTGGTGAACAAGGTGACGCGTGACCCACAGAAGTCTCAAGACATCCTTAATGACAAGCAAGATCTCACTCAGTTCCAGTGTTACCAAAAAGCAGTCGAACACTACAAGGCCCGTTGTTTCAACTGGCACAAATCTGAG tatgAATATGCCCTGAGACAACTCTATGCTTTAGTGAATCTGTGCGAGAGCAGATACCCGCATGAAAG GATTCTGCAAGCCATGAATGATGTGTGCAGTTTCGGAGTGTAA
- the lgmn gene encoding legumain isoform X1 — protein MLAPAAAVLGFALALTVNVGSAQQSHDGKNWVLIVAGSNGWYNYRHQADVCHAYQIVHKNGIPDEQIVVMMYDDLAQNEANPTPGVVINRPNGTDVYGGVPKDYIGEAVTPANFLAVLTGDAAKVTGGSGKVLKSGPNDHVFVYFTDHGAPGLLAFPSDDLHVGDLMSAINYMHENKKYKKMVFYIEACESGSMMNHLPTDIEVYATTAANPHESSYACYYDEKRDTYLGDWYSVNWMEDSDVEDLSKETLQKQFKIVKGHTNTSHVMQYGNKTLSHMKVVEFQGNPQAGVQPATPVTLTPVTEPDLTPSPDVPLAILKRKLMASNDIVLARKYIREINAHLKVRDLLRNTMQEVVNKVTRDPQKSQDILNDKQDLTQFQCYQKAVEHYKARCFNWHKSEYEYALRQLYALVNLCESRYPHERILQAMNDVCSFGV, from the exons ATGCTGGCACCTGCTGCAGCTGTCCTGGGCTTTGCCCTGGCACTAACTGTGAACGTGGGCTCGGCACAACAGTCTCACGATGGGAAGAACTGGGTCTTAATTGTGGCAGGCTCCAACGGCTGGTACAACTACAGACATCAG GCAGATGTGTGCCATGCATATCAAATTGTCCATAAGAATGGCATTCCAGATGAGCAGATTGTCGTAATGATGTATGATGACCTAGCACAGAATGAAGC AAACCCAACCCCTGGAGTGGTGATCAACAGACCCAATGGGACTGATGTGTACGGAGGAGTTCCAAAGGACTACATTGGCGAG GCGGTGACCCCAGCCAATTTCCTGGCTGTGCTTACGGGAGATGCAGCAAAAGTTACCGGAGGCTCTGGGAAGGTTCTGAAAAG TGGTCCGAATGATCATGTGTTTGTGTACTTTACTGACCACGGAGCACCCGGCCTTCTAGCCTTTCCCAGCGATGAT CTCCATGTCGGTGACCTCATGAGTGCCATCAATTACATGCATGAGAACAAGAAGTACAAAAAg ATGGTGTTCTACATTGAGGCCTGTGAGTCTGGGTCTATGATGAATCACCTGCCCACAGACATTGaag ttTATGCCACGACAGCTGCCAACCCCCATGAATCTTCCTACGCCTGCTACTATGATGAGAAGAGAGATACCTACTTGGGAGACTGGTAcagtgtgaactggatggaggaTTCTGATGTG GAAGACCTGTCCAAAGAGACACTACAGAAGCAGTTTAAGATCGTAAAGGGCCACACTAACACCAGTCATGTCATGCAGTATGGAAATAAA ACTCTAAGCCATATGAAGGTGGTGGAATTTCAGGGTAACCCCCAAGCCGGCGTTCAGCCTGCCACCCCTGTTACTCTGACGCCTGTGACTGAACCTGACCTGACTCCAAGCCCAGATGTTCCTCTAGCCATTCTGAAGAGGAAACTAATGGCTTCCAATGACATAGTATTAGCCAGGAAGTACATTAGGGAAATCAATGCACACCTAAAG GTAAGAGACTTGCTTAGGAACACCATGCAGGAGGTGGTGAACAAGGTGACGCGTGACCCACAGAAGTCTCAAGACATCCTTAATGACAAGCAAGATCTCACTCAGTTCCAGTGTTACCAAAAAGCAGTCGAACACTACAAGGCCCGTTGTTTCAACTGGCACAAATCTGAG tatgAATATGCCCTGAGACAACTCTATGCTTTAGTGAATCTGTGCGAGAGCAGATACCCGCATGAAAG GATTCTGCAAGCCATGAATGATGTGTGCAGTTTCGGAGTGTAA